The sequence below is a genomic window from Synechococcus sp. PCC 7335.
GGTACGCAAAGCAACCGTATCACCACCAATGACGTCACTAGGATGATGGTAGACACCTACCGCCTTTCTCATCCTGACGATGGAGAACTTTTACAGGCGCTGACAGTTCAAAAGGATCAAGAGCTGGGCTATCAGGCCTTGCGAGAAGTGGGATCTGCTGTTGAGTGGTTAGGTGAAAAAACTGGTCAGAATGGTCGGATGCTAGGTACAACGCTAGCGATGAAAATAGACGCTAAGCGCTATGCCCTGACCGTTGCGATCAACTACAGTGCCGATGCGATCGCGCTTCGAAAGCTAATTAAAGGCATAGCACACCATCTAATAGAAAATGGCCCAATTGCTCAGGAGTTTGAGCATGCGAAGCTTGAACCGCTACCGGCCAGCCCGCTTGCTAAATCCATCACTAAACCTAGAACGGCTAGACCTAGAACCCGATCTGGGGCAAATCACCTAGCGAACCAGTCAAAATCGAGTGCTAGCTTTTGATTAACCCTTTGCAAAAGATATTTTCTGCCCTTGTAAATCCAGATTTCTATAATTAGAGATAGAGATATGTATCGATCCCCTCTTGCCAACTGGCAGATACCCGCTCACACTTGTTGTGATGTGAGAACGGCCTATATCTTGAGCCAGGATTGACGTTGTGAAAAGAGTACTTTCAATAATTTTGGGCGGTGGTGCTGGCACCCGCCTCTATCCGCTGACAAAAGTTCGTGCAAAACCTGCGGTTTCTCTAGCAGGTATGTATCGCCTAATCGATATCCCAGTCAGCAACTGTTTAAACTCTGATATTTTTAAGATCTATGTATTAACTCAGTTCAACTCGGCTTCGCTAAATCGGCATATCTCAAAGGCGTACAACTTTTCTACCTTTAGTGATGGCTTTGTTGAAGTATTAGCTGCCCAGCAAACTCCTGATAGCCCTAGCTGGTTTGAGGGCACTGCCGACGCGGTACGTAAATACCTATGGATGTTTGAAGAAGCTGATGTAGACGAGTTCATTATCCTTTCCGGCGATCATCTCTATCGCATGGACTACAGGGACTATGTAATGAAGCACCGTGAAAGCGGCGCAGACGTTACACTTTCTGTTGTCCCGATTGGCTATAAAACGGCTTCTAGCTTCGGCCTGATGAAAGTAGACGAAAATAACCGTATCGTTGACTTCTCTGAAAAGCCAAAGGGCGAGGCGCTCGAAGCAATGAAGGTTGATACAACCGCTATGGGGCTTTCTCCTGAAGAGGCTAAAGACAAGCCCTTTATTGCCTCTATGGGCATCTATGTATTCAAAAAGCAGGTGCTAATAGATTTGCTTAAGAACAACCCGGAGCAAACAGATTTTGGTAAAGAGATTATTCCTGCCTCTTCTCGCGACTACAATGTTCAAGCCTATCTGTTCAAAGGCTATTGGGAAGACATCGGAACGATTGAAGCATTCTACAATGCCAACATTGCCCTAACTAAACAGCCAGATCCCGCCTTTAGTTTCTACAGCGAAGATGCTCCGATTTACACGCGATCACGCTATCTTCCCCCGAGCAAAATTAAAGACAGTCAGATCACAGAATCAATTATTAGTGAAGGCTGCATCCTCAAGAAGTGCCGCATTCATAATTCAGTCGTCGGTTTGCGTCAGCGCATTCACGCTGGCTGTGAAATTGATAGCGCCCTACTGATTGGCGCTGACTATTACGAGGAAATGCACGAAAATGGTGAGTTTCCTCTAGCTGCTAATCAGCCCGGTAAGATTCCCATTGGTATTGGTTCAGGCTCAGTCATTCGTAAAGCCATCATCGATAAGAACGCCCGTATTGGCAAGAACGTTCAGATCATTAACAAAGATGGCGTAGAGGAGGCAGAGCGAGAAGACGAAGGCTATTACATCCGTAGCGGCATCGTTGTAGTACTGAAAAATGCCACTATTCCTGATGGCACCATCATTTAATCAAGCCTGGCATCGCAGCAGCTGTATGAACGTGATGCCATCGAAGAGCTGAAAGCACGTTCGTTCTAGCTATCCTATTGTAGGAGTTCAATTAATTGAACTCCTTCTTCCCTTGTACTAGAGCGTTGGACTCTTTCTCATCCTGAGCTTACTTAGCAAAGTAAAGCAGGCTAGCAAAGTGAGGGCGTTAACAGAACCACCGTAGATACTGAGCCCATCTGTTTGTAACAGAACTACTGAGCGTACCAGAACTGAAAGGACGGAGAGAGAGGGATTCGAACCCTCGAACAAGTTGCCCCGTTACAGCATTTCCAGTGCTGCGCCTTCAACCACTCGGCCATCTCTCCCTATTAAGCTAGTAAGCGCTTTCTTGAAAGCCAGCTTAGGTCTTTTAGAACAACGACTTACAGCTTTGACATCGTAGCAGAAAGCGGTGTGAGTACGACACTAATTTCCTAGTCGTCAAATGTACATATAATCATGGGTAATCACGGGTGCGATCAATCCGTGTAATGATATGTACACTGCTCTTTGCCCAACTCCTTGTCCAAGTAACTCTTGTCATGGTTGAAACCTATAGCGTTCGCATTCATCACCGACAGAAAAACACGGTGTATACAGTGCGAGTCCCAAGCGATCGCTATATTCTACAAACCGCAGAGAATCAAGCAGCTGACCTTCCCTATGCTTGTCGGAACGGGGCCTGTACCTCCTGCGCCGTTCGCGTTCTATCCGGTGAACTTCATCAGCCCGAAGCGATGGGCCTATCACCGGATTTGCGTGAACAAGGCTATGCACTGCTGTGCGTTAGCTACCCTCGTAGTGATCTAGAAGTAGAGACCCAAGACGAAGATGAAGTTTACGAACTCCAGTTCGGTCGCTATTTTGGCAAAGGGCCAACCCGCTCAGGGATCTTGATTGATGACGATTGATAGAGAAACTGGCTCACTAACACTGTAGGCAAATATGAGCAGCAGAATGAAAAGCCAGGCTATCGGTCTAGCATTAGCTGTGGTTATCGCTGACTGTTTATATTGACTTTCTAGAGTTCACTCCTTGTACGGATAGAGTACTTTCTTCTGCCAATCTAGAAGACCTGCTGGCGATTACACTTACTGTCAAAACCAGTTAGGGCAAGTAGAAGATGAACTTAGCTGCGCTGTATCTTTAGATGAGCTAATTTCCAGATGATTTTATTCCAGGAATACCTAACCTCAGATGACCTATTCTGCCACAGATCTCCAGCGCTTTCTTGATATCGCTACCGAAGCTGCTTCCGCCGGCGGCGCAGTCCTGCAGTACTACTGGGGCAATCTCTCTAACATTCAACAAAAAGGTCGACCTGGAGATCTTGTGACCGAAGCTGACAAAGCCGCTGAGAAGGAAGTGCTTGCTGTCCTACGTCGGCATGTGCCAGATCATGCCATTCTTGCTGAAGAGTCTGGCAGTATGGGTGAACAAACTGATGAATTACTTTGGGCCGTCGACCCATTAGATGGAACGACAAACTACACACATCAATATCCCTTTTGTGGTTGCTCGGTAGGTCTGCTGATTAATGGCCAGCCTGCGGTTGGTGCTATCCTCAATCCGGTAGATAATCAGCTTTTTCGAGCGGCAAAGGGACTAGGTGCAACCTGCAACCGGGAGCCAATTCGCGTTTCGAAGACTGAGACTCTAGCTGAAAGTCTACTTGTCACTGGCTTTGCCTACGATCGCCGCGAGACTATTGATAACAACTACGCGGAGTTTTGTCACCTAACCCATCTCACCCAGGGTGTCCGCAGAGGCGGTTCGGCTTCAATTGATTTAGCCTATGTCGCCTGTGGCCGGTTGGATGGCTACTGGGAGCGCGGGCTATCGCCGTGGGATGTCGCAGCCGGTGTCATCCTGGTTGAGGAAGCAGGTGGGACGGTGACTGCCTACGATAAGAGCCCATTTGACATTAAAAGCGGTCGAATTCTGGCGACGAATAGTCAAATTCACACCGCCCTTAGCGATACGCTTACTAACATAGAACCATTCGCTATATTTGCGCCCTGAATGATGTTTGCGGCGCATATATAGCCATATATAGCAAAGTGCGAATGCATCTTGAAAAGAAGGTGAGGGTCGTTCAGGTGCTACACACCAGCTAGACTAGCCCTGTTGAAAGTGAGGTACTCCATTTCACTGGATATCACTTCGGGTTAATATCGCTTCGGCCAAAATCATGAGCTAAAGCTTGCCCTGCCTGTTTGACGCTACTGGTATACCTGACTTATTGCAATGTTTTGTACATCACTAGCGCATCTACAAACCCAACAGCAGAATGCCGAAACGCCTTTGGTAGAGTGCCAATAATCTCAAATCCTAACTTCTGCCATAGTCTTATTGCCGATATGTTGGTTGATACAACTAGATTGAACTGCATGGCAATAAAGCCTAATTGCTTTGCCTCCTGTTGAGAATGGATGCACATTGCTGTAGCGATGCCTCTTCCTCTAGCTGTTGTGGCTACAACATAGCCACAGTTACAAACGTGCGCTCCTAATGTAGGTTGATTTGGCTTGATGTAATAAGTTCCTAAGATACGGTCATCGCCTTCTTCAAGGGCGACATAGGTTTCGTGGGGCTCTTCTACCCAAACACGGTAGGCCTCACCTTCAGAAATATTTGGTGAAAAAGCATAGGTGTCACCCAACCTGAAAACCGACTCAAGCATAGGCCAAAAGAACGGCCAATCAGATGGCTCAATTGGCCGAATGATCATCTCTTTAAAGAAGGAACAAGGTTAGACTTTTGTTTCCAGGTCGATTTGAGCGTGTCTAAAAATGCAAAGACAGGTGGTGTTTGGAGCGCGTCAGCTAAGGTGATGACGCCGATTACCCTTTGTAGGGGAACAGGTAATTCGCAGACTGTGACATCTTTGGGGATAGGTTCGGCAGCGAGTCTAGCAATGATCGTGGCACCTAGGCCTCTACGAACCATGCTGACAACGGTTGAATCCTCTTTTACTTCGTAGGCAGGGGTGATGGTCTGACCATGTCGAAGTAGATACTGATCGACATTGTAGCGACAGCCATCTTCTGGCATGGGCAAGATTAGCGGTAGCTCATTTAGCGTCTCCCAGTCCAACGGTTGTTTGGTGACGGGTGCTTTTGCTTTCGGCAGCAGAGCGACATAGTCATCTCGAAATAGCTCCCACGCATCGAAAGCCTCGCTCACAGGTAGATAGGTGAAACCGATATCGGCTTCACCACGGCGCAGAATTTCTTCTGCCCCGCGTACGTCATTACCTTCACCGATTGAAACGCTGATACCAGGATAGAGCCGTCTAAACTCTTCGATGATCACCGGTAGTACATGGGTAGCCACACTGCGAAAGCCAACAACTCGGACAAGTCCAGCCTGCAGGCCCTTAGCGTCTTGGGCTTTTCGACCAATGATCTTAAGGTGGGAAAGCATTGTCATCGCTTCGTTAGTGATTTGCTGACCAACTGGCGTAAGGACCGCGCCTTGACGTCCACGACTGAGCAAACTAACGCCGAGTTCTTCTTCTAAAGTAGCGATCGCATGGCTCACGGCTGATTGCGAAAGATCTAGCTGAGAGGCAGCGTCACTGAAAGTGCCTGTGCGGGCGATCGCGACTAACGCTCGCAGCTGAGACAGCTTGATTCGATTAACATTGATCTCTGCCATAGATTCTTAACAGAACAGATGTTTACCCTATCTTAAGACAGGAAACCTGAACTACTTGGCACGAATGGTCTTATATGAAATGTGCTGAAATTCAATGCTTAGCTAAGGCTTGTTTGCTTAACCAAGTTTGAATATCTGAGTTCACTCGATCTGGAATTTCCCATGGAAACAGATGGGCAGTGTTCGAATAGCAGTGAGTCTCACAGTTTGGTAGCGCCTGGGCAGTTTCTAGACTAGATTTTGCGGTGATATGGCGATCGCATTCTCCACATAGCATCAGGGCTGGAACTTGCAGTGTTTTTATATCCTCTAAGCGGTTGTAGCCTGCCTGAATAGCTTGATTCAGGGCATCTGTTGCATGGCGACTGGTGCGTAGTGTAGCTGGAGCGCCTGCTTTG
It includes:
- a CDS encoding glucose-1-phosphate adenylyltransferase, whose amino-acid sequence is MKRVLSIILGGGAGTRLYPLTKVRAKPAVSLAGMYRLIDIPVSNCLNSDIFKIYVLTQFNSASLNRHISKAYNFSTFSDGFVEVLAAQQTPDSPSWFEGTADAVRKYLWMFEEADVDEFIILSGDHLYRMDYRDYVMKHRESGADVTLSVVPIGYKTASSFGLMKVDENNRIVDFSEKPKGEALEAMKVDTTAMGLSPEEAKDKPFIASMGIYVFKKQVLIDLLKNNPEQTDFGKEIIPASSRDYNVQAYLFKGYWEDIGTIEAFYNANIALTKQPDPAFSFYSEDAPIYTRSRYLPPSKIKDSQITESIISEGCILKKCRIHNSVVGLRQRIHAGCEIDSALLIGADYYEEMHENGEFPLAANQPGKIPIGIGSGSVIRKAIIDKNARIGKNVQIINKDGVEEAEREDEGYYIRSGIVVVLKNATIPDGTII
- a CDS encoding 2Fe-2S iron-sulfur cluster-binding protein, with the translated sequence MVETYSVRIHHRQKNTVYTVRVPSDRYILQTAENQAADLPYACRNGACTSCAVRVLSGELHQPEAMGLSPDLREQGYALLCVSYPRSDLEVETQDEDEVYELQFGRYFGKGPTRSGILIDDD
- a CDS encoding inositol monophosphatase family protein; translation: MTYSATDLQRFLDIATEAASAGGAVLQYYWGNLSNIQQKGRPGDLVTEADKAAEKEVLAVLRRHVPDHAILAEESGSMGEQTDELLWAVDPLDGTTNYTHQYPFCGCSVGLLINGQPAVGAILNPVDNQLFRAAKGLGATCNREPIRVSKTETLAESLLVTGFAYDRRETIDNNYAEFCHLTHLTQGVRRGGSASIDLAYVACGRLDGYWERGLSPWDVAAGVILVEEAGGTVTAYDKSPFDIKSGRILATNSQIHTALSDTLTNIEPFAIFAP
- a CDS encoding GNAT family N-acetyltransferase, with the translated sequence MIIRPIEPSDWPFFWPMLESVFRLGDTYAFSPNISEGEAYRVWVEEPHETYVALEEGDDRILGTYYIKPNQPTLGAHVCNCGYVVATTARGRGIATAMCIHSQQEAKQLGFIAMQFNLVVSTNISAIRLWQKLGFEIIGTLPKAFRHSAVGFVDALVMYKTLQ
- a CDS encoding LysR family transcriptional regulator; the encoded protein is MKLSQLRALVAIARTGTFSDAASQLDLSQSAVSHAIATLEEELGVSLLSRGRQGAVLTPVGQQITNEAMTMLSHLKIIGRKAQDAKGLQAGLVRVVGFRSVATHVLPVIIEEFRRLYPGISVSIGEGNDVRGAEEILRRGEADIGFTYLPVSEAFDAWELFRDDYVALLPKAKAPVTKQPLDWETLNELPLILPMPEDGCRYNVDQYLLRHGQTITPAYEVKEDSTVVSMVRRGLGATIIARLAAEPIPKDVTVCELPVPLQRVIGVITLADALQTPPVFAFLDTLKSTWKQKSNLVPSLKR